The Xanthomonas sp. CFBP 8443 genome has a window encoding:
- a CDS encoding PepSY-associated TM helix domain-containing protein, with the protein MKAATLRQFLSAHSWMGLLAGMALFIAFYAGAITVFTHELNEWPRPAATVAPPAQAPEQATQALADAVLARHPALAESFTLTLPGEHGAQPRLYAFGPPAQPFGGTVQFQPGADGQPLQLPQRTGFVDFLYDLHFTAGLPRTFGTYLFGVVCILYGLALVSGVVLYAPVFLKDLFALRLGRNVKRVWQDAHNVVGMLSLPFHVIFAWSGAVLALGVLLLAPFQYLVFDGKLMQVLEPDLELTPHVQPAHIKAPPLPVAELLARARAASPGFEPESLSFHDAGDANARVEIYGQHPQRRLNTLAGVAMEAATGKVLRVLAPQDMSPGVASLRGLQALHYANFGGAPVRWLYFLLGLGGAFLFYSGNLLWVEARRKRRQQAQPWRTHAMARLTVGLCLGCVAGVSALFVAARLLPPGQERTVYYAVFGLGVAWALLRPTARGAYELLLACAALTALVPLAALRGAGGWVAPWSSALLLAVDGCALALAWTYWQMARASLRRGRQGDPNSVWALPAKA; encoded by the coding sequence ATGAAGGCGGCGACCCTGCGCCAGTTCCTGTCGGCGCACAGCTGGATGGGCCTGCTCGCCGGCATGGCCTTGTTCATCGCGTTCTACGCCGGCGCGATCACCGTGTTCACGCACGAGCTCAACGAGTGGCCGCGCCCGGCGGCTACGGTCGCGCCGCCGGCGCAGGCACCGGAGCAGGCCACGCAGGCATTGGCCGATGCGGTGTTGGCGCGGCATCCGGCGCTGGCCGAATCGTTCACCCTGACCCTGCCGGGCGAGCACGGCGCGCAGCCGCGGCTGTATGCGTTCGGGCCACCGGCGCAGCCGTTCGGCGGCACCGTGCAGTTCCAGCCCGGCGCCGACGGGCAACCGCTGCAGCTGCCGCAACGCACCGGTTTCGTCGACTTCCTGTACGACCTGCATTTCACCGCCGGCTTGCCGCGCACCTTCGGCACCTACCTGTTCGGCGTGGTCTGCATCCTCTATGGCCTGGCGTTGGTCAGTGGCGTGGTGCTGTACGCGCCGGTGTTCCTGAAGGACCTGTTCGCGCTGCGCCTGGGACGCAACGTCAAGCGCGTGTGGCAGGACGCGCACAACGTGGTCGGCATGCTGTCGTTGCCGTTCCATGTGATCTTCGCCTGGTCCGGCGCGGTGCTGGCGCTGGGCGTGCTGCTGCTGGCGCCATTCCAGTACCTGGTGTTCGACGGCAAGCTGATGCAGGTGTTGGAGCCGGATCTGGAACTGACGCCGCACGTGCAGCCGGCGCACATCAAGGCGCCGCCGCTGCCGGTGGCCGAGCTGCTGGCGCGGGCGCGCGCGGCCAGCCCGGGCTTCGAGCCGGAAAGCCTGTCCTTCCACGACGCCGGCGATGCCAATGCGCGCGTGGAAATCTACGGCCAGCACCCGCAGCGCCGGCTCAACACGCTGGCCGGCGTGGCCATGGAAGCTGCAACCGGCAAGGTGCTGCGTGTGCTGGCGCCGCAGGACATGTCGCCCGGCGTGGCGTCGCTGCGCGGGCTGCAGGCGTTGCACTACGCCAACTTCGGCGGGGCGCCAGTGCGCTGGCTGTATTTCCTGCTCGGCTTGGGCGGCGCGTTCCTGTTCTACAGCGGCAATCTGCTGTGGGTGGAGGCGCGGCGCAAGCGGCGCCAGCAGGCGCAGCCGTGGCGCACGCACGCGATGGCGCGGCTCACCGTCGGCCTCTGCCTGGGCTGTGTGGCCGGCGTGTCGGCGCTGTTCGTGGCCGCACGCCTGTTGCCGCCGGGGCAGGAACGCACCGTGTACTACGCGGTGTTCGGCCTGGGCGTGGCGTGGGCGCTGCTGCGCCCCACCGCGCGCGGCGCCTACGAACTGCTGCTGGCCTGCGCCGCGCTCACCGCGCTGGTGCCGCTGGCCGCGCTGCGCGGTGCCGGCGGCTGGGTGGCGCCGTGGAGCAGCGCGCTGCTGCTGGCGGTCGACGGCTGCGCGTTGGCGCTGGCCTGGACGTACTGGCAGATGGCACGCGCCAGCTTGCGCCGTGGCCGCCAGGGCGATCCCAACAGCGTGTGGGCGCTGCCGGCCAAGGCCTGA
- a CDS encoding TRAP transporter large permease — MAIAILLGLFVLLLLIGVPVAYALGAAALATILYLDLPAIVLVQQISAGSGSASLIAIPLFIFAGELMLRGGISERLIALASSLVGRMRGGLGQVSVLSSLFFGGVSGSAIADVSAVGGTMIPQMIKRGYDRDYAVNVSMTAALVALLVPPSHNLILFSAAAGGGLSIADLFAAGIFPALLMTVAMMITGYAVARHRGYGTEPFPGWRAVALRLIGALPGLGLVALIFVGIRAGIFTAVESAAIAVVYALLVTALLYRQLRWAEFFAAVTHASRTTGVILFVIATAAVFGWLLAYLQVPAAAVKLLQSVADGKNTVLLMIVIMLLLLGMFMDLAPKILICTPIFLPVVKAYGIDPIHFGLVMVLAGGIGLITPPIGSVLFIGTSIGQITVAQSMRTIWPFWLAALCVLLIVAFFPELSLWLPRALRA; from the coding sequence ATGGCCATTGCAATCCTGCTCGGGCTGTTCGTGCTGCTGCTGCTGATCGGCGTGCCGGTGGCCTATGCGCTGGGCGCCGCGGCGCTGGCGACGATCCTGTACCTGGACCTGCCGGCGATCGTGTTGGTGCAGCAGATCTCCGCCGGCAGCGGCTCGGCATCGTTGATCGCCATTCCGTTGTTCATCTTCGCCGGCGAACTGATGCTGCGCGGCGGCATCTCCGAACGCCTGATCGCCCTGGCCTCGTCGTTGGTGGGGCGCATGCGCGGCGGCCTGGGCCAGGTCAGCGTGCTGTCCTCGCTGTTCTTCGGCGGTGTGTCCGGCTCGGCCATCGCCGACGTGTCGGCGGTCGGCGGCACCATGATTCCGCAGATGATCAAGCGCGGCTACGACCGCGACTACGCGGTCAACGTGAGCATGACCGCGGCGCTGGTCGCGCTGCTGGTGCCGCCGTCGCACAACCTGATCCTGTTCTCGGCCGCAGCCGGCGGTGGGCTGTCGATCGCCGACCTGTTCGCGGCCGGCATCTTCCCGGCGCTGCTGATGACCGTGGCGATGATGATCACCGGCTATGCGGTGGCGCGCCATCGCGGCTACGGCACCGAACCGTTCCCGGGCTGGCGCGCGGTGGCGTTGCGCCTGATCGGCGCGCTGCCGGGGCTGGGCCTGGTCGCGCTGATCTTCGTCGGCATCCGCGCCGGCATCTTCACCGCGGTGGAGAGCGCGGCGATCGCGGTGGTGTATGCGTTGCTGGTCACCGCACTGCTGTATCGGCAACTGCGCTGGGCCGAGTTCTTCGCCGCGGTCACGCATGCCTCGCGCACCACCGGCGTGATCCTGTTCGTGATCGCCACCGCGGCGGTGTTCGGCTGGCTGCTGGCCTACCTGCAGGTGCCGGCGGCGGCGGTGAAGCTGCTGCAATCGGTCGCCGACGGCAAGAACACCGTGTTGCTGATGATCGTGATCATGCTGCTGTTGCTGGGCATGTTCATGGACCTGGCGCCGAAGATCCTGATCTGCACGCCGATCTTCCTGCCGGTGGTGAAGGCCTACGGCATCGACCCGATCCACTTCGGGCTGGTGATGGTGCTGGCCGGCGGCATCGGCCTGATCACCCCGCCGATCGGCTCGGTGCTGTTCATCGGCACCTCGATCGGACAGATCACCGTGGCCCAGAGCATGCGCACGATCTGGCCGTTCTGGCTGGCGGCGCTGTGCGTGCTGCTGATCGTGGCGTTCTTCCCGGAACTGTCGCTGTGGTTGCCGCGCGCGCTGCGCGCCTGA
- a CDS encoding carboxylesterase/lipase family protein translates to MTTTPAATPPADLAAAVSTAPDDHGRRRFLHGGALGALALSGALPGGRADAAPAPAPADPQAPLARTRSGRIRGYRDQGVQVFKGIPYGADTAPRRFQPALPEQPWRGVRDCSGYAASAPQLKLDPVSEDCLFLNVWTPGLRDGAKRPILFYIHGGAYNNGSGSDPQYDGVRLCRRGDVVVISVNHRLNAFGYLYLAQLGGADFAASGNVGQLDLVQALQWVRQHAAEFGGDAGNVTVFGQSGGGAKIATLMAMPTAKGLFHRAWTMSGQQVTAAGPRAATQRAQLLLQALQLDATQLTALRTLPLQRLLEATRTRDPSRVENTGLYLGPVLDAQVLQRHPFWPDAPPQSAQIPMVIGNTHDETRAFLGNDPANFALTWDTLPAKLEQEQYVDLLPQVVIAEYRRLYPQYTPSEVFFAATTAGRSWRGAIEEAEARARQDAPTWAYQLDWGSPLDGGKFGAFHGLDIPLLFDNIRQPGSRTGDGADAQRVADAMSQALLAFARHGDPNHAALPRWERYSLAQRETMLFDADSRLAHDPRGGERRLYQQAPFVQRGTF, encoded by the coding sequence ATGACCACCACACCCGCCGCCACACCGCCTGCCGACCTTGCCGCCGCCGTGTCCACGGCACCCGACGACCACGGCCGCCGCCGTTTCCTGCACGGCGGCGCGCTCGGCGCACTGGCGCTGAGCGGCGCCCTGCCGGGCGGTCGCGCCGACGCCGCACCCGCACCCGCACCCGCCGACCCGCAAGCGCCGCTGGCGCGCACCCGCAGCGGGCGCATCCGCGGCTATCGCGACCAGGGCGTGCAGGTGTTCAAGGGCATTCCCTACGGCGCCGACACCGCGCCGCGCCGCTTCCAGCCGGCGCTGCCGGAGCAGCCCTGGCGCGGCGTGCGCGACTGCAGCGGCTACGCCGCCTCGGCGCCGCAGCTCAAGCTCGACCCGGTCAGCGAGGACTGCCTGTTCCTCAACGTGTGGACGCCCGGCCTGCGCGACGGCGCAAAGCGCCCGATCCTGTTCTACATCCACGGCGGCGCCTACAACAACGGCTCCGGCAGCGACCCGCAGTACGACGGCGTGCGCCTGTGCCGGCGCGGCGACGTGGTGGTGATCAGCGTCAACCACCGCCTCAACGCGTTCGGCTATCTGTACCTGGCGCAGCTCGGCGGTGCCGACTTCGCCGCATCCGGCAACGTCGGCCAGCTCGACCTGGTGCAGGCGCTGCAATGGGTGCGCCAGCACGCGGCCGAATTCGGCGGCGATGCCGGCAACGTCACCGTGTTCGGCCAGTCCGGCGGCGGCGCCAAAATCGCCACGCTGATGGCGATGCCGACTGCAAAAGGCCTGTTCCATCGCGCCTGGACGATGAGCGGCCAGCAGGTCACCGCCGCCGGCCCACGCGCAGCCACGCAGCGCGCGCAATTGCTGCTGCAGGCCTTGCAACTCGACGCCACGCAACTGACGGCGCTGCGCACGCTGCCGCTACAGCGCCTGCTCGAGGCCACCCGCACCCGCGACCCGTCGCGGGTGGAGAACACCGGCCTGTACCTGGGGCCGGTGCTGGACGCGCAGGTGCTGCAACGGCACCCGTTCTGGCCCGACGCGCCGCCGCAGTCGGCGCAGATCCCGATGGTGATCGGCAACACCCACGACGAGACCCGCGCCTTCCTCGGCAACGATCCGGCCAACTTCGCGCTGACCTGGGACACGCTGCCGGCGAAACTGGAACAGGAGCAGTACGTGGACCTGCTGCCGCAGGTGGTGATCGCCGAGTACCGCCGGCTGTATCCGCAGTACACGCCGAGCGAGGTGTTCTTCGCCGCCACCACCGCCGGACGCTCGTGGCGCGGCGCGATCGAAGAGGCCGAGGCGCGCGCGCGGCAGGACGCACCGACCTGGGCCTACCAGCTGGACTGGGGCTCGCCGCTGGACGGCGGCAAGTTCGGCGCGTTCCACGGCCTGGACATCCCGCTGCTGTTCGACAACATCCGCCAGCCCGGCTCGCGCACCGGCGACGGCGCCGACGCGCAGCGCGTGGCCGATGCGATGAGCCAAGCGCTGCTCGCCTTCGCCCGCCACGGCGATCCCAACCATGCCGCGTTGCCGCGATGGGAACGGTATTCGCTCGCCCAGCGCGAGACCATGCTGTTCGACGCCGACAGCCGCCTGGCGCACGACCCGCGCGGCGGCGAGCGCCGCCTGTACCAGCAGGCGCCGTTCGTGCAGCGCGGGACGTTCTGA
- a CDS encoding TRAP transporter substrate-binding protein — protein sequence MITRRGFLGAGLAAAAAAPLGTLAQAGGGSRLLTATDVHVADYPTVEAVRWFGQTLEQQTGGRLKLRQYHSGQLGREAEAIDMARFGAIDITRVYSGALNNTFPLTQALCLPYVFDSVPHLRRAIDGHVGDSILASFEQRDLVGLAIYDCGARCFYNTKHPLHRPEDLHGLKLRVASSDIFLKLMRMLGANPTPMSLGETFSAMETHMIDGAENNMRSFQSSRHFEAARYWSQSEHSYAPDVLVMSRRSFQALAPGDRALVVETARQSVAVMRKLWDASESKARQEVTDYGVLVNEVDMPAFRKAAAPLLAEYRRQPEIEALYRRIRDFA from the coding sequence ATGATCACTCGTAGAGGTTTCCTCGGCGCAGGGCTGGCCGCGGCCGCTGCCGCCCCGCTGGGCACGCTGGCCCAGGCCGGCGGCGGCAGCCGGTTGCTGACCGCCACCGACGTGCACGTGGCCGACTATCCCACCGTGGAGGCGGTGCGCTGGTTCGGGCAGACTCTGGAGCAGCAGACCGGCGGCCGGCTGAAACTGCGCCAGTACCATTCCGGCCAGCTCGGCCGCGAAGCGGAAGCGATCGACATGGCGCGCTTCGGCGCCATCGACATCACCCGGGTCTATTCCGGCGCGCTCAACAACACCTTCCCGCTGACCCAGGCGCTGTGCCTGCCGTACGTGTTCGACTCGGTGCCGCACCTGCGCCGCGCGATCGACGGCCATGTCGGCGACAGCATCCTGGCCAGTTTCGAGCAGCGCGACCTGGTCGGCCTGGCCATCTACGATTGCGGCGCGCGCTGCTTCTACAACACCAAGCACCCGCTGCATCGTCCGGAAGATCTGCACGGGCTGAAGCTGCGCGTGGCCTCGTCGGACATCTTCCTCAAGCTGATGCGCATGCTCGGCGCCAATCCGACGCCGATGTCGCTGGGCGAAACCTTCTCGGCGATGGAGACGCACATGATCGACGGCGCCGAGAACAACATGCGCAGCTTCCAGTCCAGCCGCCATTTCGAGGCCGCGCGCTACTGGTCGCAGAGCGAGCATTCCTACGCGCCGGACGTGCTGGTGATGTCGCGGCGCAGCTTCCAGGCGCTGGCGCCGGGCGACCGCGCGCTGGTGGTGGAGACCGCGCGGCAATCGGTGGCGGTGATGCGCAAGCTGTGGGATGCCTCCGAGTCGAAGGCGCGCCAGGAAGTGACCGACTACGGCGTGCTGGTCAACGAGGTGGACATGCCCGCCTTCCGCAAGGCCGCCGCACCGCTGCTGGCCGAGTACCGGCGGCAGCCGGAGATCGAAGCCCTGTACCGCCGCATCCGCGATTTCGCTTGA
- a CDS encoding 2-keto-4-pentenoate hydratase — MPLSTHSGPSDTPASALADIAARFVQARQQGRSLPDFPGTIPDDLETAYRVQDLAIAQWPDQVVGWKVGYIGAERRDHSGDERLLGPIFARNLWNATGGTTDIPVFAGGFGAVEAEYVMRLDADVPADQLHWTPEQAAQVPSTLFIGVEVASSPLATINQLGPRVVISDFGNNNGLILGPQVADWATLDEAALLAETLIEGQRVGSGGATLLPGGLRAAFAFALARSARRGRPLKRGELIATGNATGIHDIAIGQHATIRFDGYGELHCRAVAA; from the coding sequence ATGCCCTTGAGCACTCATTCCGGCCCTTCGGATACGCCAGCGTCCGCGTTGGCCGACATCGCGGCCCGCTTCGTCCAGGCCCGCCAGCAAGGCCGTTCGCTGCCCGATTTCCCCGGCACCATCCCCGACGACCTGGAAACCGCCTACCGCGTGCAGGACCTGGCGATCGCGCAATGGCCGGACCAGGTGGTCGGCTGGAAGGTCGGCTACATCGGCGCCGAGCGCCGCGACCACTCCGGCGACGAGCGCTTGCTCGGCCCGATCTTCGCCCGCAATCTGTGGAATGCCACCGGTGGAACAACGGACATCCCGGTGTTCGCCGGCGGCTTCGGCGCGGTCGAGGCCGAGTATGTGATGCGCCTGGATGCGGACGTGCCGGCCGACCAGTTGCACTGGACCCCGGAGCAGGCCGCGCAGGTCCCGTCCACGCTGTTCATCGGCGTGGAAGTGGCCAGCAGCCCGCTGGCCACGATCAACCAGCTAGGGCCGCGGGTGGTGATCTCCGACTTCGGCAACAACAACGGCCTGATCCTGGGGCCGCAGGTCGCCGACTGGGCCACGCTGGACGAGGCCGCGCTGCTGGCGGAAACCCTGATCGAGGGCCAGCGCGTCGGCAGCGGTGGTGCCACCCTGCTGCCGGGCGGGCTGCGCGCGGCGTTCGCGTTCGCGCTGGCGCGTTCGGCACGCCGCGGCCGGCCGCTCAAGCGCGGCGAGCTGATCGCCACCGGCAACGCCACCGGCATCCACGACATCGCCATCGGCCAGCACGCGACGATCCGTTTCGACGGCTATGGCGAACTTCATTGCAGGGCCGTCGCGGCGTAA
- a CDS encoding GGDEF domain-containing protein has translation MHHRHEGPPDVPSGDAYARQLRDGFATLRFDPPLELAYRRHTAATMGFAQRVAASLGVLIALLLLAWDALHFGWLGGADLAGYAVAVRAATLLALLWAAVSIHRASSHGPGRAAVLLLVGGTGLVLSSIGYPPQELRYAAAVMTLVIVAGFFPLGLALWQSVAVALALCAISAAAAHLLLDGAAQDAYLRLQWLLWVAVPIGAVGGYLREHSRREGFLQRRVRDDEALRDALTGLGDRRRFDEHLAVALAETRRLQHGLALILVELDGFAAFVQRYGPREADRAVVGVAEVLQCLLRPMDVTMRIDADRFALVLYDASGAHLRQVAPALRDMVELLAIEHADMASEQLSVSVGALLAAPTDTAATLLERAETLLQRARVGGGNQVVLAEETGW, from the coding sequence ATGCACCATCGCCACGAAGGGCCGCCCGACGTTCCGTCCGGCGACGCCTATGCCCGCCAGTTGCGCGACGGCTTCGCCACGCTGCGTTTCGACCCGCCGCTGGAATTGGCCTATCGCCGCCATACCGCCGCGACCATGGGCTTCGCGCAGCGCGTGGCGGCCTCGCTGGGGGTATTGATCGCGTTGCTGCTGCTGGCATGGGACGCGCTGCATTTTGGCTGGCTGGGCGGCGCCGACCTGGCCGGTTACGCGGTGGCGGTGCGCGCGGCGACCTTGCTGGCGCTGCTGTGGGCGGCGGTGTCGATCCATCGCGCGTCCTCGCACGGGCCGGGCCGGGCCGCGGTGCTGCTGCTGGTCGGCGGCACCGGGCTGGTGCTGTCCAGCATCGGCTACCCACCGCAGGAACTGCGCTACGCCGCGGCGGTGATGACGCTGGTGATCGTCGCCGGGTTCTTCCCGCTGGGTCTGGCGCTGTGGCAGAGCGTGGCGGTGGCGCTGGCGTTGTGCGCGATCAGCGCCGCGGCCGCGCATCTGCTGCTGGACGGCGCGGCGCAGGACGCCTACCTGCGGTTGCAATGGCTGCTGTGGGTCGCGGTGCCGATCGGCGCGGTCGGCGGCTACCTGCGCGAGCATTCTCGGCGCGAAGGCTTCCTGCAGCGCCGGGTCCGCGACGACGAGGCCCTGCGTGACGCGCTCACCGGCCTGGGCGATCGCCGCCGCTTCGACGAGCACCTGGCGGTGGCGCTGGCCGAAACCCGGCGCCTGCAGCACGGGCTGGCGTTGATCCTGGTCGAACTGGACGGGTTCGCCGCCTTCGTGCAGCGCTATGGCCCGCGCGAGGCCGACCGCGCGGTGGTGGGCGTGGCCGAGGTACTGCAATGCCTGCTGCGGCCGATGGATGTGACCATGCGCATCGACGCCGATCGCTTCGCGCTGGTGCTGTACGACGCCAGCGGCGCGCACCTGCGGCAGGTGGCGCCGGCGCTGCGCGACATGGTCGAACTGCTGGCGATCGAACATGCCGACATGGCGTCCGAACAGCTCAGCGTCAGCGTCGGCGCGCTGCTCGCCGCACCGACCGACACCGCCGCCACGCTGCTGGAACGCGCCGAAACGCTGCTGCAGCGCGCGCGCGTCGGCGGCGGCAACCAGGTGGTGCTGGCCGAGGAGACCGGCTGGTAG
- a CDS encoding TRAP transporter small permease subunit, translating into MTDPAIAVPVAPLQRLLDRISNLAIGIAAAALLGLVVVQGWQVFTRYVLNNSPSWTEPVTLLLLSTAMSMAAAAGVHTRRHFGFFLLAEKMHAHVRRVIDLIRPLMIVAIGAVIAWWGGVLLLDGLDIKMAGAALPQSINYLPLSIGGALMSVFALYQAWQVLRPATAEGVN; encoded by the coding sequence ATGACCGACCCCGCCATTGCCGTCCCGGTGGCGCCGCTGCAGCGGCTGCTGGACCGGATCTCCAACCTCGCCATCGGCATCGCCGCCGCCGCCCTGCTCGGGCTGGTGGTGGTGCAGGGCTGGCAGGTGTTCACCCGCTACGTGCTCAACAATTCGCCGAGCTGGACCGAGCCGGTGACGCTGCTGCTGCTGAGCACCGCGATGAGCATGGCGGCGGCGGCCGGCGTGCATACCCGGCGCCACTTCGGCTTCTTCCTGCTGGCCGAGAAGATGCACGCCCACGTGCGCCGGGTCATCGACCTGATCCGCCCGCTGATGATCGTCGCCATCGGCGCGGTCATCGCCTGGTGGGGCGGCGTGCTGCTGCTGGACGGGCTGGACATCAAGATGGCCGGCGCCGCGCTGCCGCAGAGCATCAACTACCTGCCGCTGTCGATCGGCGGCGCGCTGATGAGCGTGTTCGCGTTGTACCAGGCGTGGCAGGTGCTGCGCCCGGCCACCGCTGAAGGAGTGAACTGA
- a CDS encoding alpha/beta hydrolase, with product MRRIQKEIGRPEPGTAAAAPRGLSRTGVVAALPRAVRAQRPAARGALLALVVGLAGAGPAAAAAAEHPGSETAAEQAARIPLWPGPAPGSAPGPEQARIVDRSDDPALPDRAISGRYQPYLVVYRPKTPNGSALLVAPGGGYARIVLDKEGTALLPIFAEQAGITLFVLRYRLPDAEAAGAAAAAQRDLPLADAQRALRLIRARAADYGVDPQRVGAIGFSAGGHVAASLGTRYAERVYPARDAIDRLSARPDFLLLLYPVIDMGSGTAAHTGSRLRLLGKHADAATMTAYSLQNRVIPAMPPTFLVHAQDDRVVPVENSLLFYQALRQAGVPAELHLFAHGGHGFGTRGIAGLPLAAWPTLALDWMRSVQGDATALAPIPPAAPKQ from the coding sequence ATGAGGCGAATCCAGAAAGAGATCGGCAGGCCGGAGCCGGGCACAGCCGCAGCGGCTCCACGAGGGCTGTCGCGCACCGGCGTCGTGGCGGCGCTGCCGCGCGCGGTGCGCGCGCAGCGGCCGGCGGCACGTGGAGCGCTGCTGGCGCTGGTCGTCGGCTTGGCCGGCGCCGGCCCTGCCGCGGCCGCGGCCGCGGAGCATCCCGGCAGCGAGACCGCCGCCGAGCAGGCGGCGCGCATCCCGCTGTGGCCGGGCCCGGCCCCGGGTTCCGCGCCCGGTCCGGAGCAGGCGCGCATCGTCGACCGCAGCGACGATCCGGCGCTGCCCGACCGCGCCATCAGCGGCCGCTACCAGCCCTACCTGGTGGTGTACCGGCCGAAGACGCCGAACGGCAGTGCGTTGCTGGTCGCCCCCGGCGGCGGCTACGCGCGCATCGTGCTGGACAAGGAAGGCACGGCGTTGCTGCCGATCTTCGCCGAACAGGCCGGCATCACCCTGTTCGTGCTGCGTTACCGGCTGCCCGATGCGGAGGCCGCCGGCGCCGCCGCGGCGGCGCAACGCGACCTGCCGTTGGCCGACGCGCAGCGCGCGCTGCGCCTGATCCGCGCGCGTGCCGCCGACTACGGCGTGGACCCGCAGCGGGTCGGCGCGATTGGCTTCTCCGCCGGCGGCCATGTCGCCGCCAGCCTCGGCACCCGCTACGCCGAGCGCGTCTATCCGGCGCGCGATGCAATCGACCGGCTCAGCGCGCGGCCGGACTTCCTGCTGCTGCTGTACCCGGTCATCGACATGGGCAGCGGCACCGCAGCGCATACCGGCTCGCGCCTGCGGCTGCTGGGCAAGCATGCCGATGCGGCCACGATGACCGCGTATTCGCTGCAGAACCGCGTGATTCCGGCGATGCCGCCGACCTTTCTGGTGCACGCGCAGGACGATCGGGTGGTGCCGGTGGAGAACAGCCTGCTGTTCTACCAGGCGCTGCGCCAGGCCGGGGTGCCGGCGGAACTGCATCTGTTCGCGCATGGCGGCCACGGGTTCGGCACCCGTGGCATCGCCGGCCTGCCGCTGGCGGCCTGGCCGACGCTGGCGCTGGATTGGATGCGTAGCGTGCAGGGCGATGCGACCGCGCTGGCGCCGATCCCGCCTGCCGCGCCGAAGCAGTAG